aattctaaaatattccttataaatttagtaacaaataatgCCTTGTTCCAACTTcaaaaagttgcacgttttacggaaaagacgcttttactacaagaaatatgtgctacgaatcctacgatctgtcctatattctctacatttccggcaatgaacaatgacttctgcatgacgtaacaattaaattgaatcagctgttagcgaacCGATGAATCTTAGTTTTAAcacttgcgttgagttgggtagCCTTTCcgtagccctgtttagttattaaacacatgtagatccttaccaaggttatgggccgtgagacgaaccCTTgaaaaacgcccagaaaatgagtttcgcagcgcacatctggtaactaattaaattctttagttttgtatgaaaatgaacatactgaacgcattacagctcgttccacaatcctgatgcgaaattgaatataaatttactttatttattacaaaaaatcataaatttttatgtacaactatccaaaacGTTTTTGAACGAAGTtttgataaggaaagaataatacatgcACTAATATGACTTAACCTTAATATTTGgacctaaaatttacaaaaatactccAGAATAAACTCAATcgtttggcatctcttttgtgTCATTAGCTTACTAATAttaggctgaaatgattttacagtaccaactctaattaacgagttcacatgatcatcggttgatccaatgacattaaacaactatcgttgagaatgtttgattaattcaagtaatgcaaaaatattacgtttatcatTTAATGAATATATCAGTAAACAAATAAATGACTTACGTTTTGGACCGGTTCTGCACAGTAACATCGTGTCcctcaaaaacaaaacgaccCGACGAGGGCTACAGAACACAGTCCCATTTGCCAAGATAGTCCATACCTAGGATGCCCATGCGTGACCCTAGATCGGCGACGACAACGGTATGTTCCACAGACCAGCTTTCAATCGTCAGGTTGACATCAAGTGCACCATTAGACACTGGCAGTACGAAGTGGTACTTGAAAAGAATGCAGTTCTGGAATGTCCGAATTTTCCTGCAACGTCGAGTAAACCGCGGTGTCAATGAGCCGCACCAGTCAATGAGGGACACCCGCACCGGtatcaatcaaaaaaaaaacaggcacgccaagttcagaatatcttccaatatgatctgacgccacgtttcctctcaatatttacttcaatttataatattttatttattaattaacaatCTCAACACaaaccaaatactccaaacaAAACGACAAGCATACAATAAAGCGATGAGTACCAGGCAGCACAATGCAAGAAAACagaatatacacaataaaaacgCTTTGAACAGTACTGATGATAGCTAATTCCCTGACAACAACCAAAAATACAACGCTAAAATAACTGCAATGGCACTGTACTGATACGATAATATCAGCCTACTGTCTAGcccagtgttcttcaaccttttttatcgaagtataccttttacagtttttcaagaactttgtataccttacaaataccaatgtttatttaaggctcaaataaacaataaattttaagcacatattatactgcaatatcatcatgcaatctaataggctagtgaccgcaagttataaatttgactgactgCCTTAGCGTCGACGGGAATAATGTTTGACTACCGGTAAATCAAACAAAGTGCATGCAGCATGGCAtccgaaatcaccaacccagacacATGCCcgtattatctatataatttgtgatgtaacaacgtgctcacgtcggttcttaGCGTTAATtacattttacatttcatgtgcgccgcgtttgcattgttgtatccaattgaatattttataggcTGTACACCTTTCGTATACCCTTcatcagttgtatacccaacttatgttctggtatacacttgggtataccgtatacccggttgaagagcactggtctAGCCTATAAACATCCAACAAATCCCCATCCCGCAGTcacaaaaccacaaacaaaCATCCCCGATAACCCACCGGAGACCAGAGGCACTCTCACAGACACTCATGACCACAATTCAACCAAAAACCAACACCACTCAGACAACCTCACCCTACCAACCACAGCACACGCTAACAGGCACACCCAGAAAAacagatcgacagtgtcacaACGCCCCCAGTGTTTTCAAAGCCAAAACACCAAATAAGGTAACAATATCACTTGACATCATTTACCAAATAAAGCAAGGGTCGTCACATCTTCTTGAAGTtgtcttttgctagcttgaggaTTGTCCATAATTAGAGTCGAAACCAATggtggaaaatttttttactaCTTTTTGGAAATTCTAGCAaaatttactcaattttttcaacatttttatttatcaaaaggTATAAGCAAGCAAAATACGTTTGAATTACCGTACAGGAAAATGTGCCTTTTGGTGAAAATCTTACAAAAAACTGCAATTCGTTATGAATACTCATGGGCCGCATTGGAGGTCACTGAGGGTCGCGAGTTTGACAGCCTTGGATTGAACCATCCTAATTTTCGATTCTCATGTTAGAATAAGATCTGGAAAGACACGTTGTCATGAAGATATAATTAATATATGAATCGAGAGTTGgcttattttacttttcaaaaacTTACAGGCGACGTACAGGCACATGTCCGCAATCGCATTAAGATACTGTAATTAAACAGAATGTGCTAATTGTTTTGAATTGCTGTGCTCTCTTTGTTGTTGGGTTGCCGATatctatattttcaattttacgaaaaTCGAGAACACCGAGAAGTTTGCGATTCACCGAATTAAGCAAATAGGTCACTCACTGTTCAATAAATATTCAGTCGCAGTACATTTCCCTGAAACACTttcccaaaatttatttaatctgTAGGTATGGCATAACTGACTTCAATCAAGTTGACTTTGGGTATAATAAGTTCATACTTCATCATTGTAACCACGTGGGtcttttttcttcatattttatgTGGAATCGATTTTCTAATGGTTGGGAAAAAATATACTATAGCCTACTTGACTTAAAATGTTACTCAGTGGCTCCCAGTGTGAAATCGAATCCAACGTCCTATCCCGTTTGGAACTATAAATTTGAACTCACGTTATACTTTCTTTGGTTTCAATTAGTGCAATATTAGGACGCACATTTCCTACGATCATCGGTGTCATTCGAAATATTGAATCTTATACTGTTTTATTGATCGAACGTAATAAAAATTACTAGAGACTtttcaacaataaattttattgtcccgTCACTGacaaatacataattttttatgCTACATAAATGTGCGAGTTGTagcaataatatttataaaattatctGGAGACGTCGCTGGCTTTTGTATGTTTCTCTGTGGTGTTCATGGTAATAATCGTTGAACTGCAAGCTTATATTATTCTGACAGATTTTGTCATATGGTAGGTGGAGTCTGATTGGATTAACGGCTGCGAttaaatctgaaaaaataaaagggATGAATAAGTGATATCATAATATgtgaattattgaaatattatgtaacagaattgtttaaaaatattgacaaataaCCAAAATTAGTCAAATGCTTGTTACAGACTTTATCTGGTATAGTATTGGTCATCGTCAACCGGCCAGATTGTTCATTTCTCCATTCTTGtgcttcaaatttaatttttcaattcaaattattttctgtTGATTCAATTTTCAGTAATAATGGAACATTTTGCAACTCATTTTGATCAtcagaatcaaatatttcactacagaaatttttaaattgtttttcgtgggaaaattcatttatatatattcgtGTTCGTTTCTGCTTTTGTATATAAACTATCGGTTCTACTTATCTACAGTTTTGTTGTGTAACCTTGCGTCCTACACGTAGCTGACATATTTCTAACATCTGGCAATGTTTCAGATATATAATGAGGAGTTTTGTTTACAGTCCATTTTTAGATAAGCACGATGAGATTTTTCAGAACTCAAATATATGTTAATTATATTAAATGTTGGAGGTACCCAAATCAAAAGGCGATTAGTCAGTAGTAGGCTACATTTGAtaaatgacaacaattttggtatattttcaagtatttgatACTTCCAAATCATCAGGAATGTTTGATCCCTGCATCAGATGTTTTTTCTATTGAGTAGTGGAAGGTTAGGACACTTTGTTCCTTTTGCACCTTTGATACCCATAATCTACACATTTATTTGACATTGTAGAGCTAATGTaggaggggtaaatgtagttttttttCAGCAACTCAGAATTTCCCGAGCGACACACATTTTACCACCAAAATACTTTGAATAACGTTTGTCAAGTGTTCAAGTTATAATTCCGGCCAAAGGCGAATTAATTACTTTTTCGAATCTGAATCACTctgaagatatttttgaatttagaaGATACAAAAGTTGGcccactgtcgaattgtgcccaggGGAGCATGTCCCACGACAACCCGGTCCATTGTTCAATTTGGCGATCctcaacaaaaaatcattttcatgcTATACAATAAGTGttgtaggcttgcacgtaatttacggatttacggaattacgtaattattttgagttacggaagggaagttacgaattccgtaaagtcgtaattattgcattgaaacgagctttcttcaaagcagtcaatttcgtcgattgcgaaaaatgaaagctcaacaagtagaagttagagttccggtattcgcagccgtttttctctctcttgttacgtaggtgaaggagggcatgacgcgttgccattcactaacctattatcaacttctctggcatggtcaatgtaaattattaacgtagttaagggggaagaactgagtagggccgtttgacgccaacacacctggttttaacttctcccgtaacttaaccgtagataagggatagaattgcgttgagaccgattgacgccaacacacctggttttaacttctcccgtaacttaaccgtagataagggatagaattgcgttgagaccgtttgacgccaacacatctggttttaacttctcccgtaacttaaccgtagataagggatagaattgcgttaagaccgattgacgccaacacacctggtttcaacttctctcgcatcttatctagcatggccatggccaatgtacataataaccgtagatagggggaagaattgtgttacgaccgatggacgctaacacgcccggtttcaacttcttcgggtgaaatgactaatgaacgcaagagatcaatctttcaaacatggtctatcaaacatttctatccattttacttttatttattatttacttgttccagttttccgttacttatggtatatatgttccgtttctgtttcattttattttatagtcacgcgtttaaatagtgggaattccccaccaagtgtggattagcaatgcttaaccattctttaatgttaatatcaacacttgatatatgaacatggaatatcatactgtttttggctgttttatttcagacttggggtataaacaggaaaatatccataacctttcaacacgacgattttgtgaaatttaacgaagagctttcgcgacgaattggaaccaaataagccaaaagagcgattgatcactcgcgccaatacctcgccgtgataattaatgtcgcgcttatcaaatagcaatatgacgacaaaagagagattgcgtaatgaaccaacgcaacttcgtcttctcggcatcggtaaagcgattgagacggcagagaaacagcaaaacgacggattcctcgcggaccgcaaaaaaatttaactgctatcatatataatcaaatatgagccagtgtgtttattctgtgcgagatccattttctattacaaaatcttgatgttctgttaacggttttatcgttatatatcagtccggacttggccttgcgcatgatgtttttcacaattcctctcaatatttcggccatatatgattaactgtcttaccaaatgcggcaacttattttgatttatcgtctacttgaataccaccggcactcgaccaaacttgtgtcaatcttggccgataggatcgccgacttgagttagcaaataaatgtcgtgagtgtaaaataaatgtcacaaaatgcattgttttgcgatataacttttgtattttcggagaaggcatatcatataagttcgatatttaaattatactcaaataaataatattgaatctaaatttatcgcaaataatgttttaaacattcagtccgcgaaatgattaaatgtaaaatgaagcatggtaatcggaatatcgtcaataagtcgacatcaataattattattataaaatgctaacaaggcagtaatgtcggataatgcagaagacgctgcaaaaacaagtcttcgtcgcgaggaaatcgcaagtataatcaaatgagtgaatacgctcgtcgttggttaataaattagaaacccttaatttttattcagtactaaggtggttttaaaaaactatcgtttccataaataaccgtataccagtgtcggtaatgataaaataaaattgatcgcataaaaatgggacggttaatttgcgaaggtgataaaggaaaaccaaagctaacacaaaagataaaaatcagaataaaattaatttgaattcactccttgatatttgtctttaacatctgccgatggcgtgtagtactgccaagaatatgaaaacccaacttcaatgtcccattcggaaaagaagtggattcaattggttgttatgataggtttaaatgcgtggaaaaatatcgcaattacggggtcattacgtaattgattttgccgtaattacggaattgatttttgtcaattacgtgcaagcctaaagTGTTGTAATCATTACCTTGTTCTTTTTGGTGAGTTTTCGCTAGCGCTTCCAGCCACATATCTACGAAGCGCATGCCGAGAAAATGATTCATTCTTTCTCGGTAGGCTGTtgtgaatggaaataaaaaaaagtctgaAAAAGCTATGTTCTAACGTGATTAAGGCTTGTGTTAATTTCACACAGTCGACATGATCAATGCTTTTTACCAACAGCTACTGAGTTGAAATATAGTAATCTCCCATGCTCGGTATATCTTCAAACCCTGAATCCGAAATATTTACCCTACGAGGCCACATAGTCGCTCACCACGACTCAATCTCGCCCGTTAAACGTGCGGTTGACAGCGCGAGCTAATAAAGGTGAAACCTTGCGATGTTATTCTAATTTACTCCCATATAATATTTGTAGTTACCACTTGAACCCTTCAAATTTAGTTTAAAGATTTTAGTGCCTGAAGCTCAATAAACAGGCTAAAGAACATCCCAGACCAAAATAAcatttctgataaataatatttgccACATTAACATGGAAAATAAGTTTGCAATTAAAGTTAAATAGGTAAAAACCAGCAATGGAAACTGAAATATACTTTGCTAATGCAGCAATTGTgtctatttattttaaatatgacGAATAAAAGAAGCATTTTACGTAATTTTTCGGCAAAATAATATGATACGGcgtttgtattttttgctaaaagATCATTAAATGATAttcaagatttgaaaaatgtttacTCACGTTTTGCATGCACAGGGACAACGTTGACAAAATTTACCTCGTACGCGGGGACTACctggaaaatattttgaagccgtcattattttataatgttGCCGTTTGTTACATTTTCAAAAGCAAATGCTCTTTTATAGCTTCATTAttcaaatatacaatttttGACTTCTTAATTGCGGAAACATTGCTGTTGGAATCAAAAAGTGATATAAACAAAATGTTTGGGGTATCCATGCGCGACATTCAAATATCCCATCACGTGATTTACCTAAATTATTCACGTTAAATTCTCAGTTGCAGCCATCAAAGTTGTATTATCTTGGATGGCATTCAAAATTCATGACATTTTATTTCTAGGTACATATCTACAACAGTTTTACACGCAAAGAGTCTATTAGCTTTTGCAAATCTTAATCAGAATGCTTTTATTCTACTTCAGCAATAAAAAATTGCAgagaaattaataattttatcacAGAGGATAAAATCAAGAcaagaatatttatatatcaataATCATGACCAATAGAGGAAGTTACAGAGTCGTCGAGTCGACAAACTGTGAAGTAATATTTACTTatcaactaaaaatatttcatattcgcaACTGTAATCTGGTTCCAATAGCTTGAATCAGACTAAACCATACCTATATTATCAagtcgtatatatatatagcacgATGTATTGATATTACAAAACATGCACTAAGTCGTATTCACATATACAATATTACTAATAAGCAAAATTGTTGGCGTAAATCGCGGATCTCTTTCGATACAATC
The genomic region above belongs to Styela clava chromosome 13, kaStyClav1.hap1.2, whole genome shotgun sequence and contains:
- the LOC120333808 gene encoding uncharacterized protein LOC120333808 isoform X1 → MTGVTVLFLTFVTLINVVHCQLELSGFRNITLWAHKESRNYVQNRTTLPRAHLNMTSWFKDARSTIIGNAYRERMNHFLGMRFVDMWLEALAKTHQKEQDLIAAVNPIRLHLPYDKICQNNISLQFNDYYHEHHRETYKSQRRLQIIL